In Rubrivirga marina, the following are encoded in one genomic region:
- the pgm gene encoding phosphoglucomutase (alpha-D-glucose-1,6-bisphosphate-dependent), whose product MSVDPLAGQPVPPSRLPNVPRIVAAYYTLAPDPEDPGQRVSFGTSGHRGRSVDGAFNEAHVLAVSQALVEHRAEAGITGPLIVGFDTHALSEAAFGTALEVFAANGVETIIQQGRGYTPTPSVSHAILAYNRDRSDGLADGVVITPSHNPPEDGGFKYNPPTGGPAGGDVTGPVQKRANAILEGDLKDVKRTTLARALAADTTHERDLVGPYVDDLGAVLDLDAVREAGVRIGVDPLGGAGIGYWAPIAERYGLSLEVVNERVDAAFGFMRLDRDGKIRMDCSSPYAMAGLVELKDRFDVAVGNDPDADRHGIVTPSAGLMNPNHYLAVAVEYLFQNRPDWPAEAAVGKTLVSSSMIDRVAKSVGRRLAEVPVGFKWFVDGLLSGDYGFGGEESAGASFLRKDGSTWTTDKDGILLALLAAEITAVTGDDPGVRYRALEERFGSPVYARIDAPASREQKAILNDLSPDAVTADTLAGDAVTATMTRAPGNDAPIGGLKVQTEAGWFAARPSGTEDIYKIYAESFRGEDHLAKLQAEAQEIVSDAFRSAGVGG is encoded by the coding sequence ATGTCCGTCGACCCGCTGGCCGGCCAGCCCGTCCCCCCGAGCCGCCTCCCCAACGTCCCGCGCATCGTCGCGGCCTACTACACGCTCGCGCCCGACCCCGAGGACCCCGGCCAGCGCGTGAGCTTCGGGACGTCCGGCCACCGCGGGCGCTCCGTCGACGGCGCGTTCAACGAGGCGCACGTGCTCGCCGTCAGCCAGGCGCTCGTGGAGCACCGCGCCGAGGCGGGCATCACCGGGCCGCTCATCGTCGGGTTCGACACGCACGCGTTGTCGGAGGCGGCCTTCGGGACGGCGCTCGAGGTCTTCGCGGCCAACGGCGTCGAGACGATCATCCAGCAGGGCCGCGGCTACACGCCGACGCCGTCTGTCTCGCACGCCATCCTCGCCTACAACCGGGACCGGAGCGACGGGCTGGCGGACGGCGTCGTCATCACGCCGAGCCACAACCCGCCCGAGGACGGCGGCTTCAAGTACAACCCGCCGACGGGCGGCCCCGCTGGGGGCGACGTCACGGGGCCGGTTCAGAAACGGGCCAACGCGATCCTCGAAGGGGACCTGAAGGACGTCAAGCGGACGACGCTCGCTCGCGCCCTCGCCGCCGACACGACGCACGAGCGGGACCTCGTCGGGCCCTACGTCGACGACCTCGGGGCGGTCCTCGACCTCGACGCGGTCCGTGAGGCCGGCGTCCGGATCGGCGTCGACCCGCTGGGCGGGGCCGGGATCGGCTACTGGGCACCCATCGCCGAGCGCTACGGGCTCAGTCTCGAGGTCGTCAACGAGCGCGTCGACGCGGCCTTCGGGTTCATGCGCCTCGACCGCGACGGGAAGATCCGGATGGACTGCTCGTCGCCCTACGCGATGGCCGGCCTCGTCGAGCTGAAGGACCGGTTCGACGTGGCCGTCGGCAACGACCCCGACGCCGACCGGCACGGGATCGTGACGCCGAGCGCCGGGCTGATGAACCCGAACCACTACCTCGCCGTCGCCGTCGAGTACCTGTTCCAGAACCGCCCGGACTGGCCCGCCGAGGCGGCGGTCGGAAAAACGCTCGTGTCGTCGTCGATGATCGACCGCGTCGCGAAGTCGGTCGGCCGGCGGCTGGCCGAGGTGCCGGTCGGGTTCAAGTGGTTCGTCGACGGTCTCCTCTCGGGCGACTACGGCTTCGGAGGCGAGGAGAGCGCCGGCGCCTCGTTCCTCCGCAAGGACGGGAGCACGTGGACGACCGACAAGGACGGCATCCTCCTCGCGCTGCTGGCGGCCGAGATCACCGCCGTCACCGGCGACGACCCGGGCGTGCGCTACCGCGCGCTCGAGGAGCGGTTCGGGAGTCCCGTCTACGCCCGCATCGACGCGCCGGCGAGCCGCGAGCAGAAGGCGATCCTGAACGACCTCTCGCCCGACGCCGTCACCGCCGACACGCTCGCGGGCGATGCCGTGACGGCGACGATGACGCGGGCGCCGGGCAACGATGCGCCGATTGGGGGGCTGAAGGTCCAGACCGAGGCCGGCTGGTTCGCCGCGCGGCCGTCGGGCACCGAGGACATCTACAAGATCTACGCCGAGAGCTTTCGCGGCGAGGACCACCTCGCGAAGCTCCAGGCCGAGGCCCAGGAGATCGTCTCCGACGCGTTCAGGAGCGCCGGTGTGGGAGGCTAG
- a CDS encoding M23 family metallopeptidase produces the protein MRVSLSTATVLLAALTLSACATTGGSPNGWGAPRSGNRTPVAERPAPRPERPPLAERPDRRPEADRRPSTASGLVIPVVGVEGHDLRDSFTAGRSGGRTHNAIDIAAPTGTPVVAITDGTVSRKHWNALGGRTLYLTSADGRYDFYYAHLDSYVDGIEIGSRVRRGQVLGAVGSTGNAQGPHLHFQVLDKRGGGRGTPVNPFDLLRTAELAIAD, from the coding sequence ATGCGCGTCTCGCTCTCGACCGCGACGGTCCTCCTCGCCGCCCTCACCCTCTCTGCCTGCGCCACCACCGGCGGATCGCCGAACGGCTGGGGGGCGCCCCGTAGCGGAAACCGTACGCCCGTCGCCGAACGCCCGGCGCCGCGCCCCGAGCGTCCGCCCCTGGCTGAGCGCCCCGACCGCCGTCCCGAGGCGGACCGGCGGCCGAGCACGGCGTCCGGCCTCGTGATCCCCGTCGTCGGGGTCGAGGGCCACGACCTCCGCGACTCGTTCACCGCCGGCCGCTCTGGCGGGCGGACCCACAACGCCATCGACATCGCCGCGCCGACGGGCACGCCGGTCGTCGCCATCACCGACGGGACCGTCTCGCGGAAGCACTGGAACGCCCTCGGCGGCCGAACGCTCTACCTCACCTCCGCCGACGGCCGCTACGACTTCTACTACGCTCACCTCGACAGCTACGTCGACGGCATCGAGATCGGGAGCCGCGTCCGGCGCGGGCAGGTGCTCGGGGCGGTCGGGTCGACGGGCAACGCGCAGGGGCCGCACCTCCACTTCCAAGTCCTCGACAAGCGCGGCGGTGGGCGCGGCACGCCCGTCAACCCGTTTGACCTCCTGCGGACCGCGGAACTGGCCATCGCCGACTAG
- a CDS encoding nucleotidyltransferase family protein: MDAMILAAGLGTRLRPLTHHTPKPLVEVDGVPMLERVARRLLASGADRILVNVSHLSDQVEAYVEAADWRTEAGAPVEVVISDEPDGPLETGGGIKKAAGFFRRDAPFLVHNADILTDVDLRALYEAQRDADDGRLATLAVAEAKTDRALLFDDGGLAGYTLDGGEPKRMRDAQGEGRVVDFCGVQACAPALLDPICARDEAKFSVMDVYLAQARDGARIAAFDGTDATPNRFLDVGTLERLEKANEVVASGDFR; the protein is encoded by the coding sequence ATGGACGCCATGATCCTCGCGGCCGGCCTCGGCACGCGCCTCCGCCCGCTCACGCACCACACGCCGAAGCCGCTCGTCGAGGTCGATGGCGTCCCCATGCTGGAGCGCGTCGCGCGGCGCCTTCTGGCGTCCGGGGCCGACCGGATCCTCGTCAACGTGTCGCACCTCTCGGACCAGGTCGAGGCCTACGTCGAGGCGGCCGACTGGCGGACCGAGGCGGGCGCCCCCGTCGAGGTCGTGATCTCCGACGAGCCCGACGGGCCGCTCGAGACCGGCGGCGGCATCAAGAAGGCCGCCGGCTTCTTCCGCCGCGACGCGCCGTTCCTGGTCCACAACGCCGACATCCTCACCGACGTCGACCTCCGCGCGCTCTACGAGGCCCAGCGCGACGCCGACGACGGCCGCCTCGCGACGCTCGCTGTGGCCGAGGCCAAGACCGACCGCGCGCTCCTCTTCGACGACGGCGGGCTGGCGGGCTACACGCTCGACGGCGGCGAGCCGAAGCGGATGCGCGACGCGCAGGGCGAAGGCCGCGTGGTCGACTTCTGCGGCGTCCAGGCCTGCGCGCCCGCCCTCCTCGACCCCATCTGCGCCCGCGACGAGGCCAAGTTCTCCGTCATGGACGTCTACCTCGCCCAGGCCCGGGACGGCGCCCGAATCGCGGCCTTCGACGGGACCGACGCGACGCCGAACCGATTCCTCGACGTCGGCACGCTGGAGCGGCTCGAGAAGGCCAACGAAGTCGTCGCCAGTGGGGACTTCCGATAG
- a CDS encoding SMP-30/gluconolactonase/LRE family protein, which produces MRPLLLVAAVLAASASAQPDLGAFTAHADVGDVRTPGTVAYSPASATYTISGSGTNMWATSDEFHLVYRRMTGDFVLTADMAFVGEGVDPHRKIGWIARASLDPGAPYVDAALHGDGLMSLQYRAAAGDSTVQVVSDSSASTVRLARRGGVYSMSVARAGEPFTTVELTEPVDLGDEVLVGLFVCAHNPDVVETAVFSNVRVAVPVTSGIGDLVPADAEVEVLAEGFTWSEGPVWRPAEGDLLFSDVPENVVYRWSESDGLSAFLRPASRAFGSATPGEAGSNGLILDADGRLLLAEHGTRAVMRLGDRFVRDTLAARYDGRRLNSPNDLVLHSSGALFFTDPPYGLAGQDGSPQKELPFNGVYRLDSDGTVTLIDDGLSRPNGIVLSPDERTLLVANSDPARAIWMAYPVAEDGSVGEGTVLFDATEWVGPDRPGLPDGMAVDADGNVFATGPGGVLVFSAAGEYLGTIETEKATANVAFGDADGRALYLTSSDQLLRLRVATRGLGF; this is translated from the coding sequence ATGCGCCCCCTCCTCCTCGTCGCGGCCGTCCTCGCCGCCTCCGCCAGCGCGCAGCCCGACCTCGGGGCGTTCACGGCTCACGCCGACGTTGGCGACGTCCGGACGCCCGGGACGGTCGCCTACAGCCCGGCCTCCGCGACGTACACGATCTCGGGGTCGGGCACCAACATGTGGGCCACGAGCGACGAGTTCCACCTCGTCTACCGGCGGATGACGGGCGACTTCGTCCTCACCGCCGACATGGCGTTCGTGGGCGAGGGCGTCGACCCCCACCGGAAGATCGGCTGGATCGCCCGCGCGTCGCTCGATCCGGGGGCGCCGTACGTCGACGCCGCGCTCCACGGCGACGGGCTCATGTCGCTCCAGTACCGGGCCGCCGCCGGCGACTCGACGGTCCAGGTCGTGAGCGACTCGTCGGCGAGCACGGTCCGGCTGGCGCGGCGCGGCGGCGTGTACTCGATGTCGGTGGCGAGGGCCGGCGAGCCGTTCACGACGGTCGAGCTGACCGAGCCGGTCGACCTCGGCGACGAGGTGCTCGTGGGGTTGTTCGTCTGCGCCCACAACCCGGACGTGGTCGAGACGGCGGTCTTCTCGAACGTCCGCGTGGCGGTCCCGGTCACGTCCGGCATCGGCGACCTCGTCCCCGCCGACGCCGAGGTGGAGGTCCTCGCCGAGGGGTTCACGTGGTCGGAAGGGCCCGTGTGGCGCCCGGCCGAGGGCGACCTCCTGTTTTCGGACGTCCCCGAGAACGTGGTCTACCGCTGGTCCGAGAGCGACGGCCTGTCCGCCTTCCTCCGCCCCGCCAGCCGCGCGTTCGGGAGCGCGACGCCCGGCGAGGCGGGCAGCAACGGGCTGATCCTCGACGCCGACGGCCGCCTGCTCCTGGCCGAGCACGGGACGCGCGCCGTGATGCGCCTCGGCGACCGCTTCGTCCGCGACACGCTGGCGGCGCGCTACGACGGGCGCCGGCTCAACAGCCCAAACGACCTCGTGCTCCACTCGTCGGGCGCCCTGTTCTTTACCGACCCCCCGTACGGGCTGGCCGGTCAGGACGGGTCGCCGCAGAAGGAGCTCCCGTTCAACGGCGTCTACCGCCTCGACTCGGACGGGACGGTCACGCTCATCGATGACGGCCTCTCGCGGCCCAACGGGATCGTCCTGTCGCCCGACGAGCGGACGCTGCTCGTGGCGAACTCGGACCCCGCGCGGGCGATCTGGATGGCGTACCCGGTCGCCGAGGACGGCTCGGTCGGGGAGGGGACGGTCCTGTTCGACGCGACCGAGTGGGTGGGCCCCGACCGGCCCGGCCTCCCGGACGGGATGGCCGTCGACGCAGACGGGAACGTGTTCGCGACGGGGCCGGGCGGCGTCCTCGTGTTCTCGGCCGCGGGCGAGTACCTCGGCACGATCGAGACGGAGAAGGCGACGGCCAACGTGGCCTTTGGCGACGCGGACGGCCGGGCGCTCTACCTCACGTCCAGCGACCAACTCCTCCGGCTCCGCGTCGCCACGCGAGGGCTCGGGTTTTGA
- a CDS encoding DUF2237 family protein — protein MQVVPLTNVLGGELQDCGRDPLTGFYRSGCCETGPDDLGTHVVCAVMTEEFLDFTRARGNDLSRPRPEMRFPGLAPGDRWCLCVSRWREAFEAGVAPPVVLEATHARALDVVSLDDLRQHQAQ, from the coding sequence ATGCAAGTCGTCCCTCTCACGAACGTCCTCGGCGGCGAGCTCCAGGACTGCGGCCGCGATCCGCTCACGGGGTTCTACCGGTCCGGCTGCTGCGAGACCGGCCCCGACGACCTCGGCACGCACGTCGTCTGCGCCGTGATGACGGAGGAGTTTCTCGACTTTACCCGGGCCCGCGGCAACGACCTCTCGAGGCCGCGGCCCGAGATGCGCTTTCCCGGCCTCGCCCCCGGCGACCGGTGGTGCCTCTGCGTGAGCCGGTGGCGCGAGGCCTTCGAGGCCGGGGTGGCTCCGCCCGTCGTGCTGGAGGCGACGCACGCCCGGGCGCTCGACGTGGTCTCGCTCGACGACCTCCGCCAGCACCAGGCCCAGTAG
- a CDS encoding glycosyltransferase codes for MPHPSSPPLGVVHGYGLAGAGSNLWTRAILRALAQGGHAVHAVCQESRPERYDFVAKAVAYAADGRPETLFERETPYPGSVTVHRPELDVLPTFVRPSTASEYVVYIPDLDDAAVTEYVRRNAWVLEAVAEAEGVAGWVVNHVVLMAVAAYRAHEAGGAPYAVLPHGSAIEYVVKKEARSRALAETALQGAVRVFALNGEMEGRIHDVFGAVPGVDKKVGRMPVGTDTSVFDLVDRRDRAATVERIAETVVGVDRGRPEDATAALQARLGALPDEASDEQVLEALRADYPRSAPDEDVEAKLRAVDWDDAKTVVYVGRLIAAKGPADLVLALPLVAEQHPEAVALVAGTGGLREGLEALVWALAEGRGPLVRRLVRLGGALEGGGGLDADPFFAGQAFLDGLDAEGAFDDYLATARRVLTPDSVVFTGFLDHDALGPLYGLADAGAFPSVVREASPLVVPESAAAGVLPVGPDIGGMGDSLRTLAEGLPDAARDLVTTRPEAEHRIPDLADRLAQALDAPRRFAPELRREAEARFDWRAIAERLAGELEAMGADR; via the coding sequence ATGCCCCATCCCTCCTCCCCTCCTCTCGGCGTCGTTCATGGCTACGGCCTCGCGGGCGCGGGGTCGAACCTGTGGACGCGGGCGATCCTGCGGGCGCTGGCCCAGGGCGGGCACGCCGTCCACGCCGTCTGCCAGGAGAGCCGGCCCGAGCGGTACGACTTCGTGGCGAAGGCCGTCGCGTACGCCGCTGACGGCCGGCCCGAAACGCTCTTCGAGCGCGAGACGCCGTACCCCGGTTCCGTCACCGTCCACCGGCCGGAGCTCGACGTGCTGCCCACGTTCGTCCGGCCGAGCACGGCGAGCGAGTACGTCGTCTACATCCCCGACCTCGACGACGCGGCCGTGACGGAGTACGTCCGGCGGAACGCCTGGGTGCTCGAGGCGGTCGCCGAGGCGGAGGGGGTCGCCGGGTGGGTCGTCAACCACGTCGTGCTGATGGCCGTCGCGGCGTACCGGGCGCACGAGGCCGGCGGGGCGCCGTATGCCGTCCTGCCGCACGGGAGCGCCATCGAGTACGTGGTCAAGAAGGAGGCACGGTCGCGGGCCCTCGCCGAGACCGCGCTCCAGGGCGCCGTGCGCGTGTTCGCGCTCAACGGCGAGATGGAGGGGCGCATCCACGACGTGTTCGGCGCCGTGCCGGGCGTCGACAAGAAGGTCGGGCGGATGCCGGTCGGGACCGACACGTCGGTGTTCGACCTGGTCGACCGGAGGGACCGGGCGGCGACCGTCGAGCGGATCGCCGAGACCGTGGTCGGCGTCGACCGCGGGCGGCCGGAGGACGCCACGGCCGCGCTCCAGGCCCGCCTCGGCGCGCTCCCGGACGAGGCCAGCGATGAGCAGGTGCTGGAGGCGCTGAGGGCCGACTACCCGCGTTCGGCGCCGGACGAGGACGTCGAGGCCAAGCTCCGCGCCGTGGACTGGGACGACGCCAAGACCGTCGTCTACGTCGGCCGGCTGATCGCGGCGAAGGGGCCGGCCGATCTCGTCCTCGCCCTCCCGCTCGTGGCCGAGCAGCACCCCGAGGCCGTCGCGCTCGTGGCCGGGACCGGCGGCCTCCGCGAGGGGCTGGAGGCGCTCGTGTGGGCGCTCGCCGAGGGCCGCGGCCCTCTCGTCCGCCGGCTCGTCCGCCTCGGCGGCGCGCTCGAAGGCGGCGGCGGCCTCGACGCCGATCCGTTCTTTGCGGGGCAGGCCTTCCTCGACGGCCTCGACGCCGAGGGCGCGTTCGACGACTACCTCGCGACGGCGCGGCGCGTGCTCACGCCCGACTCCGTCGTGTTCACCGGCTTCCTCGACCACGACGCGCTCGGCCCGCTCTACGGGCTAGCCGACGCCGGCGCGTTCCCGTCGGTCGTCCGCGAGGCGAGCCCGCTCGTGGTGCCCGAGAGCGCCGCGGCCGGCGTCCTGCCCGTCGGCCCCGACATCGGGGGAATGGGCGACAGCCTGCGGACCCTCGCGGAGGGCCTCCCCGACGCCGCTCGCGATCTCGTCACGACGCGGCCCGAGGCCGAGCACCGCATCCCGGACCTCGCCGACCGGTTGGCCCAGGCCCTCGACGCGCCCCGTCGGTTCGCGCCCGAGCTGCGACGCGAGGCCGAGGCCCGGTTCGACTGGCGCGCCATCGCCGAGCGACTGGCCGGCGAGCTTGAAGCGATGGGCGCCGATCGCTGA
- the asd gene encoding archaetidylserine decarboxylase (Phosphatidylserine decarboxylase is synthesized as a single chain precursor. Generation of the pyruvoyl active site from a Ser is coupled to cleavage of a Gly-Ser bond between the larger (beta) and smaller (alpha chains). It is an integral membrane protein.), whose amino-acid sequence MSPFVALQRLLPHHLLSRSVGRLAASERAWLRDPLVRLFARVYGVEMDEAERTELASYRSFNDFFTRSLAEGARPIAPGVDAVASPADGVVSQAGTVADGHLIQAKGIRYSLEALAGSCADPAFEGGPFCTVYLSPKDYHRVHVPLAGRLVRTEAIPGKLFSVNATTEAHVDGLFAVNERLACLFETEHGKVLAVMVGALIVASIETVWDGPASPYRERVAVEHDRPFEKGEEMGRFLLGSSVVLAFERDRVTLDDAVAAGHTLRMGQAIGRAI is encoded by the coding sequence ATGAGCCCGTTCGTCGCCCTCCAGCGCCTCCTCCCCCACCACCTCCTCTCCCGCAGCGTCGGCCGGCTGGCGGCGTCGGAGAGGGCGTGGCTCCGTGACCCGCTCGTCCGCCTCTTCGCGCGAGTCTACGGCGTCGAGATGGACGAGGCCGAGCGGACCGAGCTCGCGAGCTACCGGTCGTTCAACGACTTCTTTACCCGGTCGTTGGCGGAGGGCGCCCGCCCCATCGCGCCGGGCGTCGACGCCGTCGCCTCCCCGGCCGACGGCGTCGTGAGTCAAGCGGGGACCGTCGCCGACGGCCACCTCATCCAGGCCAAGGGGATCCGCTACTCCCTCGAGGCGCTCGCCGGGAGCTGCGCCGACCCGGCCTTCGAGGGCGGCCCGTTCTGCACGGTCTACCTCTCGCCCAAGGACTACCACCGCGTCCACGTCCCGCTCGCGGGCCGGCTCGTGCGGACCGAGGCCATCCCCGGCAAGCTGTTCTCGGTCAACGCCACGACCGAGGCCCACGTCGACGGGCTGTTCGCCGTCAACGAGCGGCTGGCGTGCCTCTTCGAAACGGAGCACGGGAAGGTCCTCGCCGTGATGGTCGGCGCGCTCATCGTGGCCAGCATCGAGACGGTGTGGGACGGCCCGGCGTCGCCGTACCGCGAGCGCGTGGCGGTCGAACACGACCGGCCGTTCGAGAAAGGCGAGGAGATGGGCCGGTTCCTGCTCGGCAGCAGCGTCGTGCTCGCCTTCGAGCGCGACCGTGTAACCCTCGACGACGCCGTCGCGGCCGGCCACACCCTCCGGATGGGGCAGGCCATCGGGCGCGCGATCTGA
- a CDS encoding cupin domain-containing protein, with protein sequence MPATGRTCRCRLGRPPHETLGLEPHPEGGHYREVFRSPRTVRPDDGRDERAALTVIHFLLTEGDPLALLVSTDAFATVETLRLGAEAAPQLVGAGEST encoded by the coding sequence TTGCCCGCTACCGGAAGGACCTGTAGATGTCGCCTGGGCCGCCCGCCTCATGAGACACTCGGTCTCGAACCGCACCCCGAGGGCGGCCACTACCGTGAGGTCTTCCGCTCGCCCCGAACCGTCCGCCCGGACGACGGCCGCGACGAGCGCGCGGCGCTCACGGTCATCCACTTCCTGCTGACCGAGGGCGATCCGCTGGCTCTCCTCGTGAGCACCGACGCCTTCGCGACGGTCGAGACCCTCCGCCTCGGCGCCGAGGCCGCCCCGCAGCTGGTGGGGGCAGGGGAATCCACCTAG
- a CDS encoding BLUF domain-containing protein, whose protein sequence is MPDIDVLGVESEPLRAFAYLSTPVVPFSDDALNDLLRSARRFNAARDVTGKLVVLEDDDGVTRFAQWIEGPARALALCVERIESDTRHADLQVIRSGPVAARRFPGWDMAIHPASATTFDGVVAQAVAEV, encoded by the coding sequence GTGCCCGACATCGACGTCCTCGGGGTCGAGAGCGAGCCGCTCCGCGCGTTTGCTTACCTCTCGACGCCCGTCGTCCCCTTTTCCGACGATGCGCTCAACGACCTGCTCCGCTCCGCCCGTCGGTTCAACGCCGCGCGCGACGTGACGGGCAAGCTGGTCGTGCTGGAGGACGACGATGGGGTCACGCGGTTCGCGCAGTGGATCGAGGGGCCGGCCCGCGCGCTGGCCCTCTGCGTCGAGCGGATCGAGAGCGACACGCGACACGCCGACCTCCAGGTGATCCGGAGCGGGCCGGTCGCGGCGCGGCGGTTCCCGGGGTGGGACATGGCCATCCATCCGGCCTCGGCCACGACGTTCGACGGGGTCGTCGCGCAGGCGGTGGCGGAGGTCTAG
- a CDS encoding rhodanese-like domain-containing protein, producing MTHSPRFLALVDAARAEITETDPATVRQRMEAGEDMVLVDVREPDEWDRGHLPGAVAMPRGVLERDIEAAFPDPDAPLVLYCGGGYRSALAARALEQMGYANVRSMDGGWRAWTEAGYPTETD from the coding sequence ATGACCCACAGCCCCCGCTTCCTCGCGCTCGTCGACGCCGCACGCGCCGAGATCACGGAGACCGACCCTGCGACGGTCCGTCAGCGGATGGAGGCCGGCGAGGACATGGTTCTGGTGGACGTCCGGGAGCCGGACGAGTGGGACCGGGGACACCTGCCGGGCGCCGTCGCGATGCCGCGCGGGGTCCTCGAACGGGACATCGAGGCGGCGTTCCCCGACCCCGACGCGCCGCTCGTGCTGTACTGCGGCGGTGGCTACCGCTCGGCGCTCGCGGCCCGGGCGCTTGAGCAGATGGGCTACGCGAACGTCCGATCGATGGACGGCGGCTGGCGGGCGTGGACGGAGGCCGGCTACCCGACCGAAACCGACTAG
- a CDS encoding GntP family permease — MHPLLILAVGMATVLGLIVAARVHAFLALLAAALVVSLLAGGATGEAVTRVAEAFGATAASVGIVIAFAAVIGKAMTDSGAADRIVRSMTGTAGDGRVAPALAGSGAILSIPVFFDTVFYLLVPLARSAARASGRRYLRYLLAVAGGAVVTHALVPPTPGPFVTAAELGVDLGTMMIVGLVIAVPCTASVLLFAKWADDRVPVELPDHDDPAAAGVPEVEAPPPVLPGLGASLAPIVLPVVLITAATIANALERPLAWLDALGNPNLALGLATVAALGVYVRQRRPSRDDVAEAVEEALMSAGVIILITAAGGAFGAMLREAGVGDVLAALAGGGAGGFALLGLAFGTASLLKIAQGSSTVAMITTVGLVGAAVAGADLPFHPVYLATAIASGSLVGSWMNDSGFWIFAKMGGLSEVETLRTWTPLLAVVGLVAFAMTLVLALAVPLV, encoded by the coding sequence ATGCACCCGCTCCTGATCCTGGCCGTCGGCATGGCGACGGTGCTCGGGCTGATCGTCGCTGCGCGCGTCCACGCGTTCCTGGCGCTGCTGGCGGCGGCGCTCGTCGTGAGTCTGCTCGCTGGCGGGGCGACCGGCGAGGCCGTCACGCGTGTGGCCGAGGCGTTCGGGGCGACGGCGGCGAGCGTCGGCATCGTGATCGCGTTCGCGGCCGTCATCGGGAAGGCCATGACCGACAGCGGCGCGGCCGACCGGATCGTCCGCTCGATGACGGGGACCGCCGGCGACGGGCGCGTGGCGCCGGCCCTCGCCGGGAGCGGGGCCATCCTCTCGATCCCGGTCTTCTTCGACACGGTCTTCTACCTCCTCGTGCCGCTCGCGCGGTCGGCCGCGCGGGCGTCGGGGCGGCGCTACCTCCGCTATCTCCTGGCCGTCGCCGGCGGCGCCGTCGTGACGCACGCGCTCGTGCCCCCGACGCCCGGCCCGTTCGTGACGGCCGCCGAGCTCGGCGTCGACCTCGGCACGATGATGATCGTGGGCCTCGTGATCGCCGTCCCGTGCACCGCCTCGGTCCTCCTCTTCGCCAAGTGGGCCGACGACCGGGTGCCTGTCGAGCTGCCCGACCACGACGACCCGGCCGCCGCCGGCGTCCCCGAGGTGGAGGCGCCGCCACCCGTCCTCCCCGGCCTCGGCGCGTCGTTGGCCCCCATCGTCCTGCCCGTCGTGCTCATCACGGCGGCGACGATCGCGAACGCGCTCGAGCGGCCCCTTGCGTGGCTCGACGCGCTCGGCAACCCGAACCTCGCGCTCGGGCTGGCGACCGTCGCCGCGCTCGGGGTCTACGTCCGCCAGCGGCGGCCGAGCCGCGACGACGTGGCCGAGGCGGTCGAGGAGGCGCTGATGTCGGCCGGCGTCATCATCCTCATCACGGCGGCCGGCGGGGCGTTCGGGGCGATGCTGCGCGAGGCCGGCGTCGGCGACGTCCTGGCGGCGCTGGCGGGCGGCGGAGCGGGCGGGTTCGCGCTCCTGGGCCTCGCCTTCGGCACGGCCAGCCTCCTGAAGATCGCGCAGGGCTCCTCGACGGTCGCCATGATCACGACGGTCGGGCTCGTCGGCGCGGCCGTGGCCGGCGCCGACCTCCCGTTCCACCCGGTCTACCTCGCGACGGCGATCGCGTCGGGCTCGCTCGTCGGCTCGTGGATGAACGACAGCGGCTTCTGGATCTTCGCCAAGATGGGCGGCCTCTCGGAGGTCGAGACGCTCCGGACGTGGACGCCGCTGCTGGCCGTCGTCGGGCTCGTGGCGTTCGCGATGACGCTCGTGCTCGCGCTTGCGGTGCCGCTCGTCTAG